From Crateriforma spongiae, a single genomic window includes:
- a CDS encoding class I SAM-dependent DNA methyltransferase gives MCGGAMTPDDFVERWKKSGGAEMANSQLFLTELCDLLGVPHPDGTTTDTSANNYVFEKAVEFNNGDGTVSKGRVDLFKASCFVLESKQGSERKAAEAAEALATKTRTIKKLAGTAARGTPAWDRAMKAAYKQAKGYAEAIPNEWPPFLVVVDVGFCFDIYADFSGTGKSYVPFPDPRGYRVHLDRLRDERIRGLLTAIWTDPHSLDPSKISAKVTREIAERLAKLAKSLEADHEPEVVAGFLMRCLFTMFAEDVELLRPDSFTELLLSLRTEPQNFKPMAEALWESMDTGTFSTILREKVKQFNGKFFKDKTALPLNHDQVELLVEAAQYRWEEVEPAIFGTLLERALDPVERHKLGAHYTPRAYVERLVMPTVIEPLRQQWDATYAAASQLDEEGKRADARKLLREFHGQLCETRVLDPACGSGNFLYVAMELMKRLEGEVLNTLREFDEAVLPGLTIDPHQFLGIEVNPRAAALAELVLWIGSIQWYKRTRDTVNIPEPILKDYGNIECRDAVMAWDSIEPVVDDDGNPVTRWDGRTTKPHHVTGEEVPDEDARVQEVRYINPKKAEWPETDYIVGNPPFIGGWKLREAKGDGYVKAIWEVFEDIPPKADYVMFWWDMCGELACKRLIRRFGLITTNSIRQVFQRRVIEKFTLAKNPVHLLFAVPDHPWVDSESSAAVRIAMTIASPDQEPPLLASVDESGEIAEISVRSVDAINSNLTAGANTSLAVQLEANDKVSSPGVQLYGAGFILKQEESDRLLAQSKQNETVIHPYVNGKDLMQRSRDVMVIDFFGFDSKQARDQFPAVLQIVVDRVKPDRDQNRRPAIRDKWWRFGWERPVLRKALQDLPRFITTPETSKHRLFFFLSADVRPDNMLINIASDEPHVLGVLSSKIHVCWALAAGGRLGVGNDPRYNKTRCFETFPFPVTDDASRKRIGDLAEQLDAHRKRQQEQHPKLTMTGMYNVLEKLRAGETLTAKEKTIHEQGIVSVLKQIHDDLDAAVFDAYGWPHDLDDEAILQRLVDLNHERADEESRGMVRWLRPDFQNPDGATQTAFAGDGKTKRTKKATATKVKKQPWPKTLPDRMVAIQSALQQHAAPADAKEVAAYYTRANKSQVTELLETLAAVGNVRQLDDGRYVAAN, from the coding sequence ATGTGCGGGGGCGCAATGACTCCAGACGATTTTGTTGAGCGATGGAAGAAATCTGGCGGGGCCGAGATGGCCAATTCGCAGCTCTTCCTGACCGAGCTGTGTGATCTGCTGGGCGTTCCCCATCCTGACGGAACCACCACCGACACGTCGGCGAACAATTACGTCTTTGAAAAGGCCGTCGAATTTAACAACGGCGACGGCACGGTCAGCAAGGGCCGCGTTGATCTATTTAAAGCCAGTTGCTTCGTGCTGGAATCCAAGCAGGGAAGCGAACGCAAAGCGGCCGAGGCTGCTGAAGCCTTGGCAACCAAGACAAGGACAATAAAGAAGCTCGCCGGCACGGCCGCACGCGGCACACCGGCATGGGACCGGGCCATGAAGGCCGCCTACAAGCAGGCCAAGGGTTACGCTGAAGCGATTCCCAACGAATGGCCACCCTTTTTGGTCGTCGTGGACGTCGGATTTTGCTTCGATATCTACGCTGACTTCTCCGGCACCGGCAAGAGCTACGTTCCGTTTCCCGATCCCCGCGGTTACCGCGTTCATTTGGATCGGCTACGGGACGAGCGAATTCGCGGGTTGCTGACCGCGATCTGGACCGATCCACACTCCCTGGATCCGAGCAAGATCTCGGCCAAGGTCACGCGAGAGATCGCCGAGCGACTGGCCAAGCTCGCCAAGAGTCTCGAGGCCGACCACGAACCCGAAGTCGTTGCCGGATTCTTGATGCGATGCCTGTTCACGATGTTTGCCGAGGACGTCGAACTGCTACGTCCCGACTCGTTCACGGAATTACTGCTCAGCCTTCGTACCGAACCACAGAACTTCAAGCCGATGGCCGAAGCGTTGTGGGAGTCGATGGACACAGGAACGTTTTCGACGATCCTGCGAGAGAAGGTCAAACAGTTCAACGGCAAGTTCTTCAAAGATAAGACCGCGTTACCGCTCAACCACGATCAAGTCGAGCTGTTGGTCGAAGCGGCCCAGTACCGCTGGGAAGAAGTCGAACCGGCGATCTTCGGCACCCTGCTCGAACGCGCCCTCGATCCGGTCGAGCGACACAAATTGGGCGCGCACTACACGCCACGGGCTTACGTCGAACGTTTGGTCATGCCCACGGTGATCGAGCCGCTGCGCCAGCAATGGGACGCGACCTACGCGGCGGCCAGCCAATTGGATGAAGAAGGCAAGCGGGCGGACGCTCGCAAGTTGCTGCGAGAATTTCATGGCCAGCTTTGCGAAACGCGAGTACTCGATCCGGCGTGTGGGAGCGGCAACTTTCTGTACGTCGCGATGGAACTGATGAAACGGCTCGAAGGCGAAGTGCTCAACACACTGCGCGAGTTTGACGAGGCGGTCTTGCCCGGACTGACGATCGACCCGCACCAATTCCTCGGTATCGAAGTTAATCCCCGAGCGGCGGCGCTGGCCGAGTTGGTGCTTTGGATCGGTTCGATCCAGTGGTACAAGCGAACCCGCGACACGGTGAACATCCCCGAGCCGATCTTGAAGGACTACGGCAACATCGAGTGCCGGGACGCGGTGATGGCATGGGACTCCATCGAACCGGTCGTCGATGATGATGGCAACCCCGTCACCCGCTGGGATGGACGAACGACCAAACCGCATCATGTCACGGGAGAAGAAGTCCCCGACGAGGACGCCCGAGTCCAAGAGGTACGATACATCAACCCGAAGAAAGCGGAGTGGCCGGAAACGGATTACATCGTCGGCAATCCACCATTTATTGGTGGTTGGAAATTGCGTGAGGCAAAGGGCGACGGATATGTCAAAGCGATTTGGGAAGTGTTCGAGGATATTCCTCCTAAGGCCGACTATGTAATGTTTTGGTGGGACATGTGCGGCGAGTTGGCATGCAAACGCTTAATTCGGCGTTTTGGACTTATTACAACTAACAGCATACGCCAGGTATTTCAAAGACGTGTTATCGAAAAGTTTACCCTGGCAAAGAATCCGGTTCATTTGCTCTTTGCGGTTCCCGACCACCCTTGGGTAGACAGCGAATCAAGTGCGGCCGTTCGCATCGCCATGACAATCGCTTCGCCGGACCAAGAACCTCCGCTACTAGCATCCGTTGATGAATCTGGTGAGATTGCGGAAATTTCCGTGCGTTCAGTCGACGCAATAAACTCAAACCTGACAGCTGGCGCAAACACATCGCTAGCAGTCCAGCTTGAGGCGAACGACAAGGTTTCATCACCGGGCGTTCAGCTCTACGGAGCTGGATTCATCTTGAAGCAGGAAGAGAGCGATCGGCTGTTGGCACAATCCAAGCAGAACGAGACCGTTATTCATCCCTATGTCAACGGCAAAGACTTGATGCAACGGTCGCGAGACGTAATGGTGATTGACTTTTTTGGTTTCGACAGCAAACAGGCTCGCGACCAATTTCCCGCAGTTCTGCAAATAGTTGTCGACCGCGTGAAACCAGACCGGGACCAAAACCGACGCCCCGCAATACGCGACAAGTGGTGGCGGTTTGGCTGGGAGCGGCCTGTCCTTAGAAAGGCGTTACAGGATCTGCCTCGATTCATAACGACGCCCGAAACATCAAAGCACCGGCTGTTCTTTTTTCTGTCTGCAGATGTTCGTCCTGACAACATGCTCATCAACATCGCGAGCGATGAACCCCATGTACTCGGTGTTTTATCAAGCAAAATTCACGTCTGCTGGGCACTCGCCGCTGGCGGCCGGCTTGGGGTAGGCAATGACCCACGCTACAACAAAACCCGCTGCTTCGAGACGTTCCCATTCCCAGTCACAGACGACGCCTCACGAAAACGCATCGGCGATCTTGCCGAGCAGCTTGACGCTCATCGGAAGCGACAACAGGAACAACATCCGAAGCTGACGATGACTGGCATGTACAACGTGCTGGAAAAGTTGCGGGCCGGTGAGACGCTGACGGCGAAAGAGAAAACGATTCACGAGCAAGGTATCGTGTCGGTGCTGAAGCAAATTCACGACGACTTGGACGCCGCCGTGTTCGACGCTTACGGATGGCCTCACGATTTAGACGACGAAGCAATCTTGCAGCGACTGGTCGACCTGAATCACGAGCGAGCCGACGAAGAATCACGAGGTATGGTCCGCTGGCTACGTCCGGACTTTCAAAATCCAGACGGCGCGACTCAAACCGCCTTCGCCGGCGATGGCAAAACGAAGCGAACCAAGAAGGCCACTGCCACCAAGGTCAAGAAACAGCCCTGGCCCAAAACGCTGCCTGACCGCATGGTGGCGATCCAGTCCGCGCTACAACAACACGCCGCCCCCGCGGATGCCAAAGAAGTCGCCGCCTACTACACCCGCGCCAACAAGTCCCAAGTCACCGAACTCCTCGAAACCCTCGCCGCCGTCGGCAACGTCCGCCAACTCGACGATGGACGCTACGTCGCAGCAAATTAA